From one Ignavibacteria bacterium genomic stretch:
- a CDS encoding RNA polymerase sigma factor: protein MSNVQPPNEGSYPEQPGQSDQNELLVELFKKVQDGNQNAFSELYEIIRRPLMAYCLVLTRTVDDAKDLFSLSIAKMYEGRAGFIGGNFEAWIFTIVRNSSRSLYRSSQRRQAEPITDDVADETASSFEEADEAEFVRKAIEKLPQEFRSVIMLKYFGGLSVGEIAIAEGIGQELVKIRLFRARNRLAKYLRHLVEEDL, encoded by the coding sequence ATGAGCAACGTACAACCACCGAATGAAGGTAGTTATCCTGAGCAGCCCGGACAATCGGATCAAAATGAACTATTGGTTGAGTTGTTTAAAAAAGTTCAAGATGGTAACCAGAATGCGTTTTCGGAGTTGTATGAGATAATTCGAAGGCCACTGATGGCGTATTGTTTGGTTTTAACGAGAACGGTAGACGACGCGAAAGACTTATTCAGCCTGTCAATTGCAAAGATGTACGAGGGGAGAGCCGGTTTTATCGGTGGTAATTTTGAAGCCTGGATCTTTACCATTGTTCGTAACTCATCACGTTCATTGTACAGATCTTCGCAGCGCAGGCAGGCAGAACCGATAACCGATGATGTTGCTGATGAAACAGCATCGAGTTTTGAGGAGGCAGACGAAGCAGAATTTGTACGGAAGGCCATTGAAAAATTACCGCAGGAATTCAGATCTGTTATCATGCTTAAATACTTCGGTGGTCTTTCTGTGGGTGAAATAGCAATTGCTGAGGGAATTGGACAGGAATTGGTGAAAATTCGATTGTTTAGGGCAAGAAATCGATTAGCAAAATATTTGCGACATTTGGTAGAAGAGGACTTATGA
- a CDS encoding aconitate hydratase gives MTHNLSMITRFYNELSAKISTIRAALNRPLTLTEKILYAHLHSATIAEQQRGKDYVDFNPDRVAMQDATAQMALLQFMSAGIPTVAVPSTVHCDHLIRADVGASTDLQNSLIENSEVFEFLASVSKKYGIGFWKPGAGIIHQVVLENYAFPGGMMIGTDSHTPNAGGLGMIAIGVGGADAVDVMAGMPWELLMPKVIGIKLTGKMSGWTSPKDVILKVAGILTVKGGTGAIVEYFGQGTTSFSATGKGTICNMGAEIGATTSVFPYDSSMERYLRATGRHDVADMANGVAQHLTADPEVELHPHDYYDQVIEIDLSKLEPHINGPYTPDRALELSEFVAAVKQNGWPEELKVGLIGSCTNSSYEDMSRVAAIASYAADNGLTAKSEFTITPGSEQVRATIERDGILQQLERIGGTVLANACGPCIGQWKRHDVQPGERNSIITSFNRNFTGRNDGMKETHAFVASPETVTGFVLAGKLTHNFITEPINGVLLQPPAGSELPDNGFVPDPHGYVEPAADGSTIKVVINHDSSRLQELRAFAAPQPSEFVNMPLLIKVKGKCTTDHISAAGPWLRFRGHLDNISNNMFIGAINYVNDKANSIKNIFTGEYGQVPQVARDYKARNTFWVVVGDENYGEGSSREHAAMEPRFLGGKAIIVKSFARIHETNLKKQGMLPLTFANPADYEVIREDDRFSINITALEVGKPLPAEISHADGTSNTIQLLHTMNKHQIEWFRAGSALNMIAKQ, from the coding sequence ATGACACATAATCTGTCGATGATAACCCGCTTCTACAATGAACTGTCGGCAAAGATTTCTACGATTCGTGCCGCTCTGAACCGGCCACTCACCCTGACCGAAAAAATCCTGTATGCTCACCTGCACTCGGCTACAATTGCGGAACAGCAGCGTGGAAAGGATTATGTTGATTTCAACCCGGACCGGGTTGCCATGCAGGATGCTACTGCTCAGATGGCCTTGCTCCAGTTTATGAGTGCCGGTATCCCTACCGTAGCCGTACCAAGCACTGTCCACTGCGACCACCTCATCCGGGCTGATGTAGGGGCTTCGACTGACCTACAGAACAGCTTGATAGAGAACAGCGAAGTGTTCGAATTTCTGGCCTCTGTAAGCAAGAAGTACGGTATCGGCTTCTGGAAGCCGGGTGCCGGTATCATTCATCAGGTGGTACTCGAAAACTATGCCTTCCCCGGAGGCATGATGATTGGTACCGATTCTCATACACCAAATGCAGGGGGCTTGGGTATGATTGCCATCGGCGTTGGTGGTGCCGACGCTGTTGACGTCATGGCTGGAATGCCGTGGGAACTGCTCATGCCCAAGGTAATCGGTATTAAACTAACCGGCAAAATGAGTGGTTGGACAAGCCCTAAGGATGTAATCCTCAAGGTTGCGGGTATCCTAACCGTAAAGGGCGGTACCGGTGCAATCGTGGAATACTTTGGGCAAGGTACTACATCGTTCAGCGCAACCGGTAAGGGCACAATCTGCAACATGGGTGCTGAAATCGGTGCAACGACCTCGGTCTTCCCGTACGACAGCTCAATGGAACGCTACCTTCGTGCTACAGGACGCCATGATGTGGCTGACATGGCCAATGGTGTGGCACAGCATCTGACGGCAGACCCCGAAGTTGAACTACACCCGCATGACTACTACGACCAGGTTATTGAAATCGACCTGTCAAAGCTGGAACCGCATATTAATGGACCATACACCCCCGACAGAGCACTGGAACTAAGTGAATTTGTTGCCGCCGTAAAACAAAACGGCTGGCCTGAAGAATTAAAAGTAGGCCTGATTGGATCCTGTACAAATTCATCGTACGAAGACATGAGCCGGGTTGCCGCCATTGCGTCGTACGCAGCCGACAACGGCTTAACAGCCAAGAGTGAATTCACCATAACTCCAGGATCTGAACAAGTCCGCGCAACCATCGAACGCGACGGTATCCTTCAGCAGCTGGAACGAATCGGCGGGACAGTGCTTGCCAATGCCTGCGGACCTTGTATCGGACAGTGGAAGAGACACGACGTTCAGCCGGGCGAACGAAACAGCATCATCACATCATTCAACCGAAATTTCACCGGCCGGAATGACGGCATGAAGGAAACACATGCATTTGTTGCCTCACCGGAGACCGTAACCGGCTTTGTCCTTGCAGGGAAGCTTACCCACAACTTCATTACTGAACCTATCAACGGAGTGTTGCTTCAACCACCTGCAGGCAGCGAATTGCCCGATAACGGATTTGTTCCCGATCCACATGGCTACGTAGAACCAGCAGCCGACGGAAGCACCATAAAGGTTGTTATAAATCATGATAGCAGCCGTCTGCAGGAACTCCGGGCATTTGCTGCTCCGCAGCCTTCCGAATTTGTTAACATGCCCTTGCTGATTAAAGTTAAAGGCAAATGCACAACTGACCACATTTCGGCAGCCGGACCATGGCTACGTTTTAGAGGTCACCTGGATAACATATCAAACAATATGTTTATTGGTGCAATAAATTATGTTAATGATAAAGCGAACAGTATAAAGAATATCTTTACCGGTGAGTACGGCCAAGTACCCCAGGTTGCGCGTGACTACAAGGCTCGCAATACATTTTGGGTTGTTGTTGGCGATGAGAATTATGGTGAAGGATCTTCTCGCGAACATGCAGCCATGGAACCGCGCTTTCTGGGTGGCAAGGCAATCATCGTAAAAAGCTTTGCAAGAATTCACGAAACCAACCTGAAAAAGCAGGGCATGCTGCCCTTAACATTTGCAAATCCTGCCGATTACGAAGTAATTCGCGAGGATGACCGTTTTTCGATCAACATTACAGCGTTGGAAGTTGGGAAGCCTCTTCCTGCAGAAATTTCCCATGCAGATGGTACATCCAACACGATACAGTTGCTGCACACCATGAACAAGCACCAAATTGAATGGTTTCGTGCGGGGAGTGCACTTAATATGATTGCCAAACAATAA
- a CDS encoding fatty acid desaturase yields the protein MKNPEIIILIAVPFLAACVGVYLAASGLVSVFDLSMCVAGVVLTQFGVTFGYHRLVVHKSYQAHPTVKATALALGSMALQGPVVNWASVHTAHHAHSDHEGDPHSPTLGGFIHAHFEWLLSMRNDELNQIKDKWADRYMKDPYVRFFSRTFVFWTIVGLLVPAILGYAVNGITGAATGFLWGGLIRVFITAHVTWSVNSVCHFAGKKMFKTRDDSRNNFLIGLLALGEGWHNNHHAFPASAFHGMRWWQIDVTGWVVWLLEKVGLVRNVIRIPRSVQAKQLADVS from the coding sequence GTGAAAAATCCCGAAATCATTATACTGATTGCAGTTCCATTCCTGGCCGCCTGTGTCGGAGTTTACCTCGCAGCTTCCGGACTCGTGTCCGTTTTCGACCTTTCAATGTGTGTTGCCGGTGTAGTATTAACACAGTTTGGTGTTACATTCGGCTATCACCGGCTGGTTGTTCATAAATCATATCAAGCCCATCCAACCGTGAAAGCTACTGCACTTGCCTTAGGCTCAATGGCTCTTCAGGGTCCGGTAGTAAACTGGGCAAGTGTGCACACCGCACATCATGCTCACAGCGATCACGAAGGCGACCCACACTCTCCCACTTTAGGTGGGTTTATTCATGCACACTTTGAGTGGCTGTTAAGTATGCGTAATGACGAGCTGAACCAGATAAAAGATAAGTGGGCTGACCGATATATGAAGGACCCGTATGTGCGCTTTTTTAGCAGAACATTTGTGTTCTGGACAATTGTTGGCTTACTGGTTCCCGCAATTCTTGGTTACGCTGTCAACGGGATCACTGGTGCTGCAACTGGCTTTTTATGGGGTGGTCTGATTCGCGTTTTCATCACTGCTCATGTTACCTGGAGTGTAAATAGCGTCTGCCATTTTGCCGGAAAAAAGATGTTTAAGACCAGAGATGACAGTAGAAACAATTTTCTAATTGGCCTGCTTGCTCTGGGCGAAGGATGGCACAACAACCATCATGCATTCCCTGCCAGTGCCTTTCACGGAATGCGTTGGTGGCAAATCGATGTTACCGGATGGGTTGTATGGCTCCTTGAAAAAGTTGGTCTCGTAAGAAATGTTATTAGAATCCCCCGATCTGTGCAAGCAAAACAACTTGCTGACGTTTCGTAA
- a CDS encoding FKBP-type peptidyl-prolyl cis-trans isomerase: MRYTFILTIVAVLTVACNAQPNPADTQIMNKKDTMSYALGANIGKNMAQQKLPVNIDLVAAGIRDAFNGSSKLADADMQAALQSLQEEVSKAMEAEQGKAKVENLAKSNKFLEENKTKTGVMTTPSGLQYRVIKEGTGKKPNANNTVRVHYTGTLIDGTKFDSSVDRGQPAEFALNGVIAGWTEGLQLMPVGSKYVFYLPPNLAYGENGAGASIGPNQALIFEVELLEIVK, translated from the coding sequence ATGCGTTACACTTTTATCCTTACAATCGTTGCAGTCTTAACAGTGGCCTGCAACGCTCAGCCCAACCCGGCAGACACACAAATTATGAACAAGAAAGACACCATGTCGTATGCCTTGGGAGCCAATATTGGTAAAAATATGGCCCAGCAAAAACTCCCCGTGAACATTGATCTTGTTGCCGCAGGCATTCGCGATGCATTTAACGGCAGCAGCAAACTTGCCGACGCCGATATGCAGGCAGCCCTTCAGTCTCTGCAAGAGGAAGTAAGCAAGGCTATGGAAGCCGAACAAGGCAAGGCCAAGGTTGAGAACCTGGCAAAGAGCAATAAGTTTTTGGAAGAAAACAAGACCAAGACCGGCGTAATGACCACTCCATCAGGTTTGCAGTACCGTGTTATTAAGGAAGGTACCGGCAAGAAGCCAAATGCTAACAACACCGTGCGCGTTCATTACACCGGTACACTGATTGACGGCACCAAGTTCGACAGTTCAGTTGACCGTGGGCAGCCCGCTGAGTTTGCACTTAATGGTGTTATTGCCGGATGGACGGAAGGATTACAACTCATGCCGGTAGGAAGCAAATACGTCTTCTACCTCCCGCCAAACCTTGCCTATGGCGAAAATGGTGCCGGAGCATCAATTGGTCCTAACCAGGCACTGATTTTTGAAGTTGAACTGCTTGAAATTGTAAAGTAA
- a CDS encoding MGMT family protein, protein MAKQVSDRYGLVYDIVRCIPFGKVTTYGHIAAAIGVRSGARLVGWALNCISGSENADIPAHRVVNRFGALTGRMHFETPYAMRERLESEGVSFNGEYVDLEQCLWIPESVANKQ, encoded by the coding sequence TTGGCAAAGCAGGTTTCGGACAGATATGGTCTGGTTTACGACATTGTACGTTGCATCCCGTTTGGGAAGGTAACCACATACGGGCATATCGCTGCGGCAATCGGGGTACGGTCGGGAGCCCGCCTGGTAGGATGGGCTTTAAACTGCATTTCCGGTTCGGAGAATGCAGATATTCCTGCACATCGTGTTGTAAATCGTTTCGGTGCCTTAACGGGGCGGATGCACTTTGAAACACCTTATGCAATGCGGGAGCGCCTTGAGTCAGAAGGTGTATCGTTTAACGGTGAATATGTCGATTTGGAACAATGTTTATGGATTCCGGAGTCGGTAGCCAACAAGCAATAG
- a CDS encoding OmpA family protein, with the protein MQSPSTTLPMWLLAITATLLLISGCKSSHTLGQILDLREDGERTTQFRFTGTRHIDSVDVGALITDVWKIEHYSFPDSIRLFVRVLDTNGYVVTHMAEPYKSATAPNYFSSVIERVGATKRYEKTYNVSPFTVREFGEQDSIPTSIALALDQSGSMKGIKSVLDYGTELFIGMKRPCDYISLHGFHKDVREVFPLTSDTALALSAFREYRKNSLGLFSKVYDGIMAALTSLSKVPLHQPKVCVVFADGEENTSQAKSSDIYEYATKHNISIYCVGFAYANDEELQALALYTGGKYYRAYTKSDLLSIFMDIYRSLQNYYLITYVPPDIPSVHNVNVSISVPHRDTLVAHGMYDKSSLRTLDDVGSQFTKYIAFAYNSSVIDSASYPTLDQLAADLDRFQRVVLEVQGHTDNIGGEEFNQRLSEARANAVRDYLISKGVDPSRLRPRGFAFFVPVASNDTEAGRALNRRTVFKILRK; encoded by the coding sequence ATGCAGTCTCCTTCTACAACACTCCCGATGTGGTTGCTGGCAATTACTGCTACTCTATTACTGATCAGCGGGTGCAAGAGCTCTCATACATTGGGTCAGATTCTTGATCTCCGCGAAGATGGGGAACGTACAACACAGTTTCGTTTTACTGGAACCCGGCATATTGATTCAGTAGATGTTGGTGCCCTGATTACCGATGTATGGAAGATTGAACACTACTCGTTTCCAGATAGTATTCGCCTTTTTGTTCGGGTACTCGACACAAACGGCTATGTTGTAACGCACATGGCAGAGCCCTATAAATCTGCCACCGCCCCTAATTACTTTTCATCGGTCATTGAACGGGTTGGCGCTACAAAACGCTACGAAAAAACCTATAATGTAAGCCCCTTTACCGTTCGGGAATTTGGTGAGCAGGACAGCATACCCACCTCAATTGCTCTGGCACTGGACCAAAGTGGCAGCATGAAGGGCATCAAAAGCGTACTTGACTACGGAACCGAACTGTTCATCGGCATGAAACGGCCGTGCGACTACATTTCCCTGCATGGCTTTCACAAGGATGTACGTGAAGTATTCCCACTCACGTCTGACACTGCGCTTGCACTATCGGCCTTCCGTGAGTACCGTAAAAACTCCCTCGGACTATTCTCAAAGGTGTACGACGGCATAATGGCAGCTTTAACATCGCTGAGCAAGGTTCCGCTGCACCAGCCCAAAGTTTGTGTTGTTTTTGCTGATGGAGAGGAAAACACATCACAAGCGAAAAGTTCCGATATCTATGAGTATGCTACCAAACACAACATCAGCATTTACTGTGTTGGGTTTGCCTACGCCAATGACGAAGAACTTCAGGCACTCGCACTCTACACCGGAGGCAAATACTACAGGGCATATACGAAGTCCGATCTGCTTTCAATCTTTATGGACATCTATCGTTCACTGCAGAACTACTACCTGATAACGTATGTGCCCCCCGACATTCCTTCGGTTCACAACGTCAACGTCTCAATTTCAGTCCCGCATCGCGACACCCTTGTTGCGCATGGGATGTACGACAAAAGCTCACTTCGCACTCTCGATGACGTAGGGTCGCAGTTTACCAAGTACATCGCCTTTGCCTATAATAGCTCGGTGATTGACTCGGCCAGCTATCCAACACTGGATCAGCTTGCCGCAGACCTGGATCGATTTCAACGCGTAGTACTCGAAGTTCAGGGTCATACCGACAATATTGGCGGCGAAGAATTCAACCAGCGGTTATCAGAGGCCCGTGCCAATGCCGTGCGGGATTATCTGATTTCAAAAGGTGTCGATCCCTCCAGATTACGACCTCGTGGCTTTGCGTTTTTTGTACCGGTTGCCTCGAACGATACTGAGGCCGGCCGGGCTCTGAACCGCAGAACTGTCTTTAAGATCTTACGGAAATAA
- a CDS encoding MCE family protein, whose amino-acid sequence MEQTRRTEIVVGIVSIVGVALLIAGILIGKGFNLQTGHTTLTVRLSASGGIDDSAPVVVNGVKRGRVTSVQSDNGSVLLTCDIDHIKDLHPDAHAVVTILEITGGKKLEIIPGTASGRFNPKNELPGRAASDIGGLVTAVGDISGELVILLRRLDTLSAMATGLLADGTLAANLKSAAADGAVLVRDARIWMEENRTDLTVSVRDMKATISDVRRAIQNNEPRLSRTLDKLDGRLTELEAVIAKGDRTIVGVDSLISNVNGVITDIKTNKGLVHTLLYDQNFKKQVDTLSLQLKRFVEHSRVNGVNVNVGIGHR is encoded by the coding sequence ATGGAACAAACACGCCGGACTGAAATTGTTGTTGGCATCGTTAGCATTGTAGGTGTTGCTCTCCTCATAGCTGGTATCCTGATTGGAAAAGGTTTCAACCTACAGACCGGTCATACCACTCTTACCGTTCGACTGTCTGCCAGCGGCGGGATCGACGACAGCGCCCCTGTTGTTGTAAATGGCGTAAAGCGCGGAAGAGTAACCAGCGTTCAGTCAGATAATGGCTCCGTTCTGCTTACCTGCGATATTGACCACATTAAGGACCTCCATCCGGACGCACACGCTGTTGTAACCATCCTTGAAATTACCGGCGGTAAAAAACTCGAAATTATTCCTGGTACAGCAAGCGGACGTTTTAATCCCAAAAACGAATTGCCCGGGCGGGCGGCTTCCGATATCGGAGGGCTGGTGACAGCAGTAGGCGATATTAGCGGTGAACTTGTTATCCTCCTCCGCCGGCTAGACACGTTATCGGCAATGGCAACAGGTTTGCTCGCCGATGGCACACTGGCCGCCAACCTTAAGTCAGCCGCTGCCGATGGCGCGGTTCTGGTACGCGATGCAAGAATCTGGATGGAAGAAAACCGTACCGATCTTACCGTATCCGTCAGAGACATGAAGGCAACAATATCGGATGTTCGGAGGGCCATTCAGAATAATGAACCCAGACTTTCAAGAACCCTCGACAAACTGGATGGCCGGCTTACCGAGCTGGAAGCGGTTATTGCAAAAGGTGACAGAACAATTGTGGGCGTTGACTCGCTGATCTCAAACGTCAATGGCGTAATAACCGATATTAAAACCAACAAAGGACTTGTTCATACCCTATTGTACGATCAGAATTTTAAAAAGCAGGTAGATACTCTGTCACTGCAGCTAAAACGGTTTGTAGAGCATTCCCGTGTGAACGGCGTTAATGTAAACGTTGGCATCGGCCATCGCTAA
- the ssb gene encoding single-stranded DNA-binding protein, with product MSRTLNKVMLIGNVGKDPDVNFTSTGIKVAQFRMATTETWRDKEGAVQEQTEWHTIIAWRGLADVVERLVHRASRVYVEGKLQYRTFDDRDGNKRYVTEVVADNILMLDSKKPDAPTVNGEMEKPETSIGLDDYIGGSHTE from the coding sequence ATGTCACGCACATTAAACAAAGTGATGTTGATTGGAAATGTTGGGAAAGATCCCGACGTAAATTTTACATCAACCGGTATTAAGGTGGCCCAGTTCAGAATGGCAACCACCGAAACCTGGCGGGACAAGGAAGGTGCTGTTCAGGAACAAACAGAGTGGCATACCATCATCGCATGGCGAGGACTTGCAGATGTTGTTGAGCGCCTTGTCCACCGCGCTTCTCGAGTATATGTTGAAGGGAAACTGCAATACCGTACGTTTGATGATCGCGATGGTAACAAACGATACGTGACCGAAGTTGTTGCCGATAACATTCTGATGCTCGATAGTAAAAAGCCCGACGCTCCCACCGTGAACGGAGAAATGGAGAAGCCCGAAACCTCCATTGGGTTAGATGATTATATCGGCGGGTCACACACGGAATAA
- a CDS encoding sigma-54-dependent Fis family transcriptional regulator gives MSIISQEIVQQLEQRFGIVGDSIPMLQAMSRLVQVAPTDLTALITGETGTGKEIFAQALHALSARKRFPFVSVNCGAIPETLLESELFGAEKGAYTGADEKRKGFFEAADRGTIFLDEIGEMPIGTQVKLLRILESGEFSRLGSSSVQRVDTRIIAATNRDLLFEVKQGRFRQDLYFRLNSVNIHLPPLRQHPTDIPLLVEYFATKTADKNGFVYQGIDEQALSQLEALPWHGNVRELRNMIETIVTLERGARITTRTIAPYILPESVTEPHPQALMRLTDVYPPFDPNETTMLYRSVLQLTAEVYEMKNAIHHLLNVNNRMQDQVITNGDAKLITGDSDQVMEFDELNLAKIERLAIEAALRKTHGRRREAAQLLGISERTLYRKIDEYSLS, from the coding sequence ATGAGCATAATAAGTCAGGAAATCGTTCAACAGTTAGAACAACGCTTTGGCATTGTGGGCGACAGCATCCCCATGCTACAAGCCATGAGCAGACTGGTGCAGGTTGCGCCAACAGATCTTACTGCATTAATCACCGGAGAAACCGGAACCGGAAAAGAAATCTTTGCGCAAGCGCTTCATGCTCTCAGCGCCCGAAAACGATTCCCGTTTGTAAGCGTTAACTGCGGAGCTATCCCGGAAACCCTTCTGGAAAGCGAGCTCTTTGGGGCCGAGAAAGGGGCTTATACAGGCGCCGATGAGAAGAGAAAAGGGTTTTTCGAGGCTGCAGACCGTGGGACGATTTTCCTGGACGAAATTGGAGAAATGCCGATTGGCACCCAGGTGAAGTTGCTGCGCATCCTTGAAAGCGGTGAGTTCTCGCGCCTTGGATCTTCGTCGGTCCAGCGCGTTGACACACGAATTATTGCCGCAACAAATCGTGACCTGCTCTTTGAGGTAAAGCAGGGTCGGTTCCGGCAGGACCTGTATTTCAGGCTAAACTCGGTAAACATTCATTTGCCTCCGCTGCGTCAGCATCCAACCGATATCCCCCTGCTGGTTGAATACTTTGCAACAAAAACAGCCGATAAAAACGGATTTGTGTATCAAGGGATTGACGAACAGGCACTCTCTCAGCTGGAAGCCCTCCCGTGGCACGGGAATGTGCGTGAATTGCGCAATATGATTGAAACAATCGTCACACTGGAACGAGGTGCCAGAATCACAACCAGAACTATTGCACCATATATTTTACCCGAAAGCGTAACCGAACCGCACCCTCAGGCGTTAATGAGATTAACAGACGTTTACCCACCTTTTGATCCGAACGAGACGACCATGCTTTACAGATCAGTTTTACAGCTTACCGCCGAAGTGTATGAAATGAAAAATGCAATCCATCATCTGTTAAACGTTAACAACAGGATGCAGGATCAGGTGATTACCAATGGCGACGCCAAGCTGATTACCGGTGACAGTGATCAGGTGATGGAGTTTGACGAGCTGAACCTTGCGAAAATCGAACGCCTGGCCATTGAAGCCGCCCTACGGAAAACTCACGGCCGCCGCAGAGAAGCAGCCCAACTCCTTGGAATTAGCGAACGCACGCTCTACAGAAAAATCGACGAATATAGCCTTAGCTAA
- a CDS encoding HIT domain-containing protein, with translation MTIFERIIAREIPATIEYEDDDVIAIRDIAPVAPVHILIIPKQPIPSIAFLNDEHRILVGKVFIVAKNLAAKFDIQDGGYRVVTNVNSDAGQTVFHLHFHLLGGEPLGAMAQSHQASESSRTPGPAPLSPSPARSIFRNTLVRETAIFVLAAAGLAVGFNQLNSKRIAWLKPQFERIQATDSLLFGNTQPNVSVNDTTQLSSSETKLADTADKMNEQPNSISVVNSEKAGQPQSKTQTHEFVPQPGKVLEISLSQFERLLSDDHYLIDARTPETYAKGRIRDAVNVYGGEVESRIQDLLAMVPRDKPILVYCDGGECELSHLVANTLTQFGYGPIYIFTGGWAEWSKRR, from the coding sequence ATGACCATTTTTGAACGCATTATTGCCAGGGAGATCCCTGCCACCATTGAATATGAAGATGATGATGTTATTGCCATTCGTGATATTGCGCCCGTAGCTCCGGTCCACATCCTAATCATTCCCAAGCAACCCATCCCAAGCATCGCATTTCTCAACGATGAGCATCGGATTTTAGTTGGCAAGGTCTTCATTGTTGCAAAAAACCTTGCAGCCAAATTTGATATCCAGGACGGTGGATATCGGGTAGTAACAAATGTTAACAGCGATGCCGGACAGACTGTTTTTCACCTCCATTTCCATTTGCTTGGTGGTGAGCCACTAGGAGCCATGGCACAGTCGCACCAGGCATCTGAATCTTCTCGCACGCCTGGCCCAGCCCCTTTGTCTCCATCACCAGCCAGGAGCATCTTTCGAAACACTCTTGTGCGGGAGACAGCAATTTTCGTCCTGGCAGCAGCCGGACTTGCCGTAGGCTTTAACCAGCTGAACAGTAAGCGTATTGCCTGGTTAAAACCACAATTTGAGCGCATTCAGGCAACAGACTCACTGTTGTTTGGAAACACTCAACCCAACGTATCTGTAAATGACACAACGCAGTTAAGTTCTTCCGAAACAAAACTGGCAGACACGGCTGACAAAATGAATGAGCAACCAAATTCAATTTCTGTTGTTAATAGTGAAAAGGCCGGTCAGCCGCAAAGCAAAACTCAGACTCATGAGTTTGTTCCTCAGCCTGGAAAGGTTCTCGAGATCTCGCTTTCGCAGTTTGAACGGCTTTTATCCGATGATCATTACTTAATCGATGCCCGTACCCCCGAAACGTACGCCAAGGGCAGGATACGGGATGCGGTTAACGTATATGGTGGAGAAGTAGAAAGCAGGATACAGGATTTATTGGCAATGGTACCTCGGGACAAACCAATTCTGGTGTACTGTGACGGAGGTGAATGCGAACTGAGTCACCTTGTCGCAAATACGCTTACCCAATTCGGGTACGGTCCCATATACATCTTCACCGGTGGATGGGCAGAATGGAGCAAACGCAGGTAG
- a CDS encoding J domain-containing protein: MGQILNRIASLLQSEFGSQTPSPDYGFDNTVVPDADTELRRAIDEAVLHHKNTIPTEVHEALSVFGFSRLPTLAELQTEYRRQLKKWHPDVVKADRPAEKESAEHQVRTVIAAQLVILEYIKQTAIP, from the coding sequence ATGGGACAAATTTTGAACAGAATTGCATCGTTGCTCCAATCTGAATTTGGCAGCCAAACACCATCCCCAGATTACGGATTTGACAACACTGTGGTTCCTGACGCCGATACGGAACTTCGTCGGGCCATTGACGAAGCAGTCCTACACCACAAGAACACAATTCCAACAGAAGTCCATGAGGCCCTCAGCGTTTTTGGTTTTTCACGCCTCCCCACATTGGCTGAATTGCAAACTGAATATCGCAGACAGCTAAAGAAGTGGCATCCTGACGTGGTAAAGGCCGACAGACCCGCCGAAAAAGAAAGTGCGGAGCACCAGGTCCGAACCGTTATCGCCGCACAACTTGTAATTCTCGAATATATTAAACAGACTGCCATACCGTAG